Proteins from one Catenuloplanes atrovinosus genomic window:
- a CDS encoding CAP domain-containing protein: protein MRTIVRRSALAVLTPAAALGLTLAAPADAASAAPRTSTLEAQVVSLTNKARVRAGCRKLSVSHALIRAAEAHSADMVRHDYFGHTGANGSRFTQRTRRAGFTERAMGENIAWGYRDAKGVVRGWLNSPGHRRIMLNCNSTMIGVGAVRDADGVLYWTQEFGTATG from the coding sequence TTGCGCACAATCGTTCGCCGAAGCGCACTCGCCGTTCTCACTCCCGCCGCCGCCCTCGGCCTGACGCTCGCCGCGCCCGCGGACGCCGCGTCCGCCGCGCCCCGGACGTCCACGCTCGAGGCACAGGTCGTGTCGCTGACGAACAAGGCCCGGGTCCGGGCCGGCTGCCGGAAGCTGAGCGTGAGCCACGCGCTGATCCGGGCCGCGGAGGCGCACAGCGCCGACATGGTGCGCCACGACTACTTCGGCCACACCGGCGCGAACGGCAGCCGGTTCACCCAGCGCACCCGCCGGGCGGGTTTCACCGAACGCGCGATGGGCGAGAACATCGCCTGGGGATACCGCGACGCCAAGGGCGTGGTGCGCGGCTGGCTGAACAGCCCCGGCCACCGGCGCATCATGCTGAACTGCAACTCCACGATGATCGGCGTGGGCGCGGTCCGCGACGCCGACGGCGTCCTCTACTGGACGCAGGAGTTCGGCACGGCGACCGGCTGA
- a CDS encoding sensor histidine kinase: MVRVDWRYLALPLAVWVVLCAIGTWGVLWVQERGEQELRERFGARAQITARTVAELTNGDGPANPIGGYLRHAISIANAEVYLLDADDRLIASGDDLPAWALPLASRDPVLAEALTRGDAGHYGAEDHRRYFVAEPVPQTGWRLIASVPADGLYGPVSDANVAVQSTAAGVAALGLLAVFTAARAARNRAALRASEAEFRGLFDNSMLGMVVTRPDGEIERVNHAFGTLLGYPPDTLPAGGWPEVLHPEDTASLAALAARALAGEIPGFTATVRLRHTSGRTVPVEVTSTIIRDELGEPLHYSTQLLDVSERARRQEEQRAYREELAARARDLQSANAELQAANQRVADMVAMLTHDVRQPIATITGYCELLTEMWDDTDDRAKRRDVDRIAATAASMSGYVEEILTLTQVDADTLFAHPAPLRVTDAIAEALTHLPVQQRAGITVTADERLRVFADPRQLHQMLVNLIGNGLKYGEPPILVRALATGGGVEIEVSDSGEGVPEDFVPHLFDRFARASSGVAPTKKGTGLGLYIVAQLAVANSGNVTYRPHQPSGASFVLRLPGVDAAVGAVPA; encoded by the coding sequence ATGGTGCGAGTCGACTGGCGGTACCTCGCGCTGCCGCTGGCCGTGTGGGTGGTGCTCTGCGCGATCGGCACCTGGGGCGTGCTCTGGGTGCAGGAGCGCGGCGAACAGGAGCTGCGTGAGCGCTTCGGCGCCCGGGCGCAGATCACCGCGCGCACGGTCGCGGAGCTGACCAACGGTGACGGCCCGGCCAATCCGATCGGCGGTTACCTGCGGCACGCGATCTCGATCGCCAACGCGGAGGTCTACCTGCTCGACGCGGACGACCGGCTGATCGCCAGCGGCGACGACCTCCCCGCCTGGGCGCTGCCGCTGGCCAGCCGCGACCCGGTGCTGGCCGAGGCCCTGACCCGCGGCGACGCCGGGCACTACGGCGCGGAGGACCACCGGCGCTACTTCGTCGCGGAGCCGGTGCCGCAGACCGGCTGGCGGCTGATCGCCAGCGTGCCGGCGGACGGGCTCTACGGCCCGGTCTCGGACGCGAACGTCGCGGTGCAGTCCACCGCCGCCGGCGTCGCCGCGCTCGGGCTGCTCGCGGTGTTCACCGCGGCGCGCGCCGCGCGCAACCGCGCCGCGCTGCGGGCCAGCGAGGCGGAGTTCCGCGGGCTGTTCGACAACTCCATGCTCGGCATGGTGGTGACCCGGCCGGACGGCGAGATCGAGCGCGTCAACCACGCGTTCGGCACGCTGCTCGGATATCCGCCGGACACGCTGCCGGCGGGCGGCTGGCCGGAGGTCCTGCACCCGGAGGACACCGCGAGCCTCGCCGCGCTCGCGGCCCGCGCGCTGGCCGGCGAGATCCCCGGCTTCACCGCCACGGTGCGACTGCGGCACACCTCCGGGCGCACCGTGCCGGTGGAGGTGACCAGCACGATCATCCGCGACGAGCTGGGCGAGCCGCTGCACTACAGCACGCAGCTGCTGGACGTCTCCGAGCGGGCGCGACGGCAGGAGGAGCAGCGGGCGTACCGGGAGGAACTGGCCGCGCGCGCCCGCGACCTCCAGTCGGCGAACGCGGAGCTGCAGGCGGCGAACCAGCGGGTCGCCGACATGGTCGCGATGCTCACCCACGACGTGCGCCAGCCGATCGCCACCATCACCGGGTACTGCGAACTGCTCACCGAGATGTGGGACGACACCGACGACCGGGCCAAGCGGCGCGACGTCGACCGGATCGCGGCCACCGCGGCCAGCATGAGCGGGTACGTCGAGGAGATCCTCACGCTCACCCAGGTCGACGCGGACACGCTGTTCGCGCACCCGGCGCCGCTGCGCGTGACGGACGCGATCGCGGAGGCGCTCACCCACCTGCCGGTGCAGCAGCGGGCCGGCATCACGGTGACCGCGGACGAGCGGCTGCGCGTCTTCGCCGACCCGCGCCAGCTGCACCAGATGCTGGTCAACCTGATCGGCAACGGCCTGAAGTACGGCGAGCCGCCGATCCTGGTCCGCGCGCTGGCCACCGGCGGCGGCGTGGAGATCGAGGTCAGCGACTCGGGCGAGGGCGTGCCGGAGGACTTCGTGCCGCACCTGTTCGACCGGTTCGCGCGGGCCAGCAGCGGCGTGGCGCCGACCAAGAAGGGGACCGGGCTCGGGCTCTACATCGTCGCGCAGCTCGCGGTCGCCAACAGCGGGAACGTGACGTACCGGCCGCACCAGCCGTCCGGCGCCAGCTTCGTGCTGCGGCTGCCCGGGGTCGACGCCGCGGTCGGCGCCGTCCCCGCGTGA
- a CDS encoding beta-1,6-N-acetylglucosaminyltransferase produces the protein MTEPLAVIVLAHADPAQVRRLVRALDGVPVFLHCDARTRPPVHHAMTAGLPGHVTVVDRVRTALASWSLVHAELVALRAAVRAVPARHVAVLSGACYPLAGVADLVRELAVWQGRSWMANTPLPVPRWSTPRHPDGGLWRLNRRYLTRRDAVLHLRGVPLRWPWPRAIPAELELRAGGHWKIYSDVHARLLLDVVERRPDLLRFWRTTLVPEETFVPTMLASRALAGADALAPCEAGAWYIDWAGSADGHHPPWLTGTDLDRLKAARWAPPPTPAAAPDPAGTRRLFARKFRSSDPAVLDRIDAELRR, from the coding sequence GTGACCGAGCCGCTGGCCGTGATCGTGCTCGCGCACGCGGACCCGGCGCAGGTCCGCCGCCTGGTCCGGGCGCTGGACGGGGTGCCGGTGTTCCTGCACTGCGACGCGCGCACCCGGCCGCCGGTCCACCACGCGATGACCGCGGGCCTGCCCGGCCACGTCACGGTCGTCGATCGGGTACGGACCGCGCTGGCCAGCTGGTCGCTGGTGCACGCGGAACTGGTGGCGCTGCGCGCCGCGGTCCGCGCCGTGCCCGCGCGGCACGTCGCGGTGCTCTCCGGCGCCTGCTACCCGCTGGCCGGCGTGGCGGATCTGGTCCGCGAGCTGGCGGTGTGGCAGGGGCGGTCGTGGATGGCGAACACGCCGCTGCCGGTGCCGCGGTGGAGCACGCCCCGGCACCCGGACGGCGGGCTGTGGCGGCTCAACCGGCGCTACCTGACCCGCCGGGACGCGGTGCTGCACCTGCGCGGCGTGCCGCTGCGCTGGCCGTGGCCGCGCGCGATCCCGGCGGAGCTGGAGCTGCGGGCCGGCGGGCACTGGAAGATCTACTCGGACGTGCACGCGCGGCTGCTGCTGGACGTGGTCGAGCGCCGGCCGGACCTGCTGCGGTTCTGGCGCACCACGCTCGTCCCGGAGGAGACGTTCGTGCCGACCATGCTGGCCAGCCGGGCGCTGGCCGGCGCGGACGCGCTCGCGCCGTGCGAGGCGGGCGCCTGGTACATCGACTGGGCCGGCAGCGCGGACGGGCATCACCCGCCGTGGCTGACCGGCACCGACCTGGACCGGCTGAAGGCGGCGCGCTGGGCGCCGCCGCCGACGCCGGCCGCGGCGCCGGACCCGGCCGGGACGCGGCGGCTGTTCGCCCGGAAGTTCCGGTCGTCGGACCCGGCGGTGCTGGACCGGATCGACGCCGAGTTGCGCCGCTGA
- a CDS encoding glycoside hydrolase family 16 protein, translated as MRLIPGRGSRRTSVIVALAAFTLALPASVASIAATSPTAKPYDARAITVTSGAPDASSAEGVVDGSGATTNPGWTAASSAGPIAVRRVTGVSGPFTAKTAMELSRTATGSGTGGWALGLAPLRSPQTFFAAGKVYRMEAWVRDTRASGASIGMLLANGNYGHRPADAAVYGKYTDAAWHLITRTFVATAPGWADTSVYLALPASGAFSFQVTGLSVKQYAAALPAKIDTTPERLISFAGKAGTAPSAAQWNHETGGNGWGNEELQTYTKSTDNAALTGAGKLALTARRQTVRGTDGITRDFTSARLTTEGKVTVRAGSYVEAEIVAPVGAGVWPAFWTVGVNSRTVGWPAGGELDIFEGWGATPTLAHSAMHLAKAGAPKVDMPYGWGEAGGTTNLGESLDARPHRYGVYFDRNVVRFYIDRKPTMTVWAADAISAGRTWPFGGDQFLVLNVAVAKGTNPATVSLPKTMTVGDIAVHEGGTPF; from the coding sequence ATGCGCCTCATCCCCGGGCGTGGTTCGCGACGCACCTCCGTGATCGTCGCGCTCGCCGCGTTCACTCTCGCCCTGCCCGCCTCCGTCGCGTCGATCGCGGCGACGAGCCCCACCGCCAAGCCGTACGATGCCCGTGCGATCACGGTCACCTCCGGCGCGCCGGACGCCTCCAGCGCCGAGGGGGTCGTCGACGGCTCGGGCGCCACCACGAACCCCGGCTGGACCGCCGCCTCCAGCGCGGGCCCGATCGCGGTGCGCCGCGTCACCGGCGTCTCCGGCCCGTTCACCGCGAAGACCGCGATGGAGCTGAGCCGCACCGCGACCGGCAGCGGCACCGGCGGCTGGGCGCTCGGGCTCGCGCCGCTGCGCAGCCCGCAGACGTTCTTCGCGGCCGGCAAGGTCTACCGGATGGAGGCGTGGGTGCGGGACACCCGTGCGTCCGGCGCCTCGATCGGCATGCTGCTGGCCAACGGCAACTACGGTCACCGGCCCGCCGACGCCGCGGTCTACGGCAAGTACACCGACGCGGCCTGGCACCTGATCACCCGTACCTTCGTGGCGACCGCGCCCGGCTGGGCGGACACCTCGGTCTACCTGGCGCTGCCCGCGTCCGGCGCGTTCTCGTTCCAGGTGACCGGCCTCAGCGTCAAGCAGTACGCGGCCGCGCTGCCCGCGAAGATCGACACCACCCCGGAGCGGCTGATCTCGTTCGCCGGCAAGGCCGGCACCGCGCCGTCCGCCGCGCAGTGGAACCACGAGACCGGCGGCAACGGCTGGGGCAACGAGGAGCTCCAGACCTACACCAAGAGCACCGACAACGCGGCGCTGACCGGCGCCGGCAAGCTGGCTCTCACGGCCCGCCGGCAGACGGTCCGCGGCACCGACGGCATCACCCGCGACTTCACCAGCGCCCGCCTGACCACGGAGGGCAAGGTGACGGTCCGGGCCGGCTCGTACGTCGAGGCGGAGATCGTCGCCCCGGTCGGCGCCGGGGTGTGGCCCGCGTTCTGGACCGTCGGCGTGAACAGCCGCACCGTGGGCTGGCCGGCCGGCGGTGAGCTGGACATCTTCGAGGGCTGGGGTGCCACGCCCACGCTCGCGCACAGCGCCATGCACCTGGCCAAGGCCGGCGCGCCCAAGGTCGACATGCCCTACGGCTGGGGCGAGGCCGGCGGCACCACGAACCTCGGCGAGTCGCTGGACGCCCGCCCGCACCGGTACGGCGTGTACTTCGACCGCAACGTGGTCCGCTTCTACATCGACCGCAAGCCCACCATGACGGTCTGGGCCGCGGACGCGATCTCCGCCGGCCGCACCTGGCCGTTCGGCGGCGACCAGTTCCTGGTGCTGAACGTGGCGGTCGCGAAGGGCACGAACCCGGCCACGGTCTCGCTGCCGAAGACCATGACGGTCGGCGACATCGCGGTCCACGAGGGCGGCACGCCCTTCTAG
- a CDS encoding chemotaxis protein CheW, translating to MTATTFDPQQSEFVGLHASADTLFGVFRIERIRVALPLTELREVIPCPPTFSPLPARAPGLVGAVNLRHLVIPVLDLRKLQGIEETADDQVIVIVAQEGRVFGLIADEIEGVSRVSGDALMRMTVGGDLPSLFSHSFERPDDDAVVSLLDAEAIAALPGMPVVRDTGPRGVPVEAEGVVADASRRTVMLITCGAIGLAMEVNDVHSVIPTLTVRPSPLDGPACRGVVHLHGHAVPAVDPLGLLGLGGLPDSGPLRGVVLALPRGLIVLTVNDVAHIASVPNTDVLPLPPLGMPKSEFLTGVLQYESGRQYVMVDGAAMRRDAELDALAALGLPLDPRKASAATAQATGGPAAEPPRVGAQRTREGRRVVQSVRKFLTYHVGVEVGTLLSQIGEILPYPNEIIPLDSGGAIKGVFTHRRTSVPLLCLPTLLGHYQDIDPVASRVLLVAVERDDGTSSAVGFVVPALHAIEDSVWEESGGENEYSGLSLSNSPLVKIGTEDQGRMMPHIDLHRIAAAELAF from the coding sequence ATGACCGCCACGACGTTCGACCCGCAGCAGTCCGAGTTCGTCGGCCTGCACGCCAGTGCGGACACGCTGTTCGGCGTCTTCCGGATCGAGCGGATCCGGGTCGCGCTGCCGCTCACCGAGCTGCGCGAGGTCATCCCGTGCCCGCCCACGTTCAGCCCGCTGCCGGCCCGCGCGCCCGGCCTGGTCGGCGCCGTCAACCTGCGGCACCTGGTCATCCCCGTGCTGGACCTGCGCAAGCTGCAGGGGATCGAGGAGACCGCGGACGACCAGGTGATCGTGATCGTCGCGCAGGAGGGCCGCGTCTTCGGCCTGATAGCCGACGAGATCGAGGGTGTCAGCCGGGTCTCCGGGGACGCGCTGATGCGGATGACCGTCGGCGGTGACCTGCCCTCGCTGTTCTCGCACAGCTTCGAGCGGCCGGACGACGACGCGGTGGTGTCGCTGCTGGACGCGGAGGCGATCGCGGCGCTGCCCGGCATGCCGGTGGTCCGGGACACCGGCCCGCGCGGCGTGCCGGTCGAGGCGGAGGGCGTGGTCGCGGACGCGTCCCGCCGTACCGTCATGTTGATCACCTGCGGCGCCATCGGCCTGGCCATGGAGGTCAACGACGTCCACTCGGTCATCCCGACGCTGACCGTGCGCCCCTCGCCGCTGGACGGCCCGGCCTGCCGCGGCGTGGTCCACCTGCACGGCCACGCGGTGCCCGCGGTGGACCCGCTCGGGCTGCTCGGCCTCGGCGGCCTGCCGGACAGCGGCCCGCTGCGCGGCGTGGTGCTCGCGCTGCCCCGCGGCCTGATCGTGCTGACCGTCAACGACGTGGCGCACATCGCCTCCGTGCCGAACACGGACGTGCTCCCGCTGCCGCCGCTCGGCATGCCCAAGTCGGAGTTCCTCACCGGCGTGCTCCAGTACGAGAGCGGCCGGCAGTACGTGATGGTGGACGGCGCCGCCATGCGCCGGGACGCGGAGCTGGACGCGCTCGCCGCGCTCGGCCTGCCGCTCGACCCGCGCAAGGCCTCGGCCGCCACCGCACAGGCCACCGGCGGCCCGGCCGCGGAGCCGCCGCGGGTCGGTGCGCAGCGCACCCGCGAGGGGCGGCGCGTGGTGCAGAGCGTGCGGAAGTTCCTGACCTACCACGTGGGCGTGGAGGTCGGGACGCTGCTGTCGCAGATCGGGGAGATCCTGCCGTACCCGAACGAGATCATCCCGTTGGACTCCGGCGGCGCGATCAAGGGCGTCTTCACGCATCGCCGCACCTCCGTGCCGCTGCTGTGCCTGCCCACGCTGCTCGGCCACTATCAGGACATCGACCCGGTCGCCTCCCGCGTGCTGCTCGTCGCCGTGGAGCGGGACGACGGCACCAGCAGCGCGGTCGGGTTCGTGGTCCCGGCGCTGCACGCGATCGAGGACTCGGTCTGGGAGGAGTCCGGTGGCGAGAACGAGTACAGCGGCCTGTCGCTGAGCAACAGCCCACTTGTCAAGATCGGCACGGAGGATCAGGGCCGGATGATGCCGCACATCGATCTGCACCGCATCGCGGCGGCGGAGCTGGCGTTCTGA
- a CDS encoding PAS domain S-box protein: protein MADAGSLINAESGEMLEGAALRLLLQERLVLTLHAKSGSILAVNQRVLEIAGMPINKVVGIKLEHLWKMPGPLVDRLLEAAAHGEFIEQVTSISDGNGRQRWLRLNCGPVQPTVRAAVPAKAPAKAATSAAAAAAAAKEAATASSASAAGAAPAAVPAEAKTSDTVLVTAYDITEDRRQIGELKGKYAAIDRAQAVIEFDLTGTVLHANDNFLSLTGYSLGELVGKQHRVLCEPSFAEGPEYDKFWDRLRAGEFESGEYKRVGKGGREIWIRATYNPIFDLDGRPFKVVKYALDVTDQKLRTAEFEGKVNAISRAQATIEFDLSGAILDANANFLNTVGYELSEVVGQHHRMFVEDEEARSAAYRNFWQALARGEFESGEFRRVGKGGKEVWLRATYNPIFDLNGRPFKVVKYAIDVTAEKIHNAEFEGKVNAIDRSQAVIEFDLKGNILRANQLFQETMGYAESEIVGKHHRMFVDSSTSTSGEYREFWQRLGRGEFETGEYKRVAKGGREVWLQASYNPIYDLSGHPFKVVKYATDITDQRTRNTEFEGKVNAISRAQAVIEFDLQGRVLNANQNFLDLLGYSLDEVRGKHHRMFVDESEGKSSEYAAFWEKLSRGDFDAGEYRRRTKGGRDVYIQATYNPIFDLDGRPYKIVKYAVDVTEAKVRNAEFVSKDRAIHRAQAVIEFDLEGNILSANENFQRAVGYSLRELVGQHHSMLCDSDYITSAEYRDFWLRLRKGEYLAGRFHRVGKYGRNVWIQASYNPIFDMRGDPVKVVKYAHDVTEQVELEQRLTTKTRDMASSIKALARSIDEIVANAQQASGLAGETQSNAEQGFEELRKSIEAIDLIEKSSDQIAAIVKVISEIASQTNLLAFNASIEAARAGEHGVGFSVVAGEVRKLAERSSDAAREISNLIHESAARVGQGSQVSHRAQAAFADILKSVASTGESIRRIVDSTQKQQTASVQVSKLINELTGTGAQDGAPEQQLETAGSA from the coding sequence GTGGCTGATGCCGGTTCGCTGATCAATGCCGAGAGCGGGGAGATGCTCGAGGGCGCGGCGCTACGCCTGCTGCTCCAGGAGCGTCTCGTGCTGACGCTGCACGCCAAGTCGGGTTCGATTCTGGCGGTCAATCAACGGGTGCTGGAGATCGCCGGCATGCCGATCAACAAGGTGGTCGGGATCAAGCTCGAACACCTCTGGAAGATGCCCGGGCCGCTGGTCGACCGGCTGCTGGAGGCGGCCGCGCACGGCGAGTTCATCGAGCAGGTCACCTCGATCAGCGACGGCAACGGCCGGCAGCGCTGGCTGCGGCTCAACTGCGGCCCGGTGCAGCCGACGGTCCGGGCCGCCGTACCGGCGAAGGCGCCCGCGAAGGCCGCCACCTCGGCCGCCGCCGCCGCGGCCGCCGCGAAGGAGGCGGCCACCGCGAGCAGCGCCTCCGCGGCCGGCGCCGCGCCCGCCGCCGTACCGGCCGAGGCGAAGACCTCGGACACGGTGCTGGTCACCGCGTACGACATCACCGAGGACCGGCGTCAGATCGGCGAGCTGAAGGGCAAGTACGCCGCGATCGACCGCGCGCAGGCGGTGATCGAGTTCGATCTGACCGGCACCGTCCTGCACGCCAACGACAACTTCCTCTCGCTCACCGGATACTCGCTCGGTGAGCTGGTCGGCAAGCAGCACCGGGTGCTCTGCGAGCCGTCGTTCGCGGAGGGCCCGGAGTACGACAAGTTCTGGGACCGGCTGCGCGCCGGCGAGTTCGAGTCCGGCGAGTACAAGCGCGTCGGCAAGGGCGGCCGGGAGATCTGGATCCGGGCCACCTACAACCCGATCTTCGATCTGGACGGCCGCCCGTTCAAGGTGGTCAAGTACGCGCTGGACGTGACCGACCAGAAGCTGCGCACCGCGGAGTTCGAGGGCAAGGTCAACGCGATCTCCCGGGCCCAAGCCACGATCGAGTTCGACCTCTCCGGCGCGATCCTGGACGCGAACGCGAACTTCCTGAACACGGTCGGCTACGAGCTGTCCGAGGTCGTCGGCCAGCATCACCGGATGTTCGTCGAGGACGAGGAGGCGCGCAGCGCCGCGTACCGCAACTTCTGGCAGGCGCTGGCCCGCGGCGAGTTCGAATCCGGCGAGTTCAGACGGGTGGGCAAGGGCGGCAAGGAGGTCTGGCTCCGGGCCACCTACAACCCGATCTTCGATCTGAACGGGCGCCCGTTCAAGGTCGTCAAGTACGCGATCGACGTCACCGCCGAGAAGATCCACAACGCGGAGTTCGAGGGCAAGGTCAACGCGATCGACCGCTCCCAGGCCGTCATCGAGTTCGACCTCAAGGGCAACATCCTGCGCGCCAACCAGCTCTTCCAGGAGACGATGGGCTACGCCGAGTCGGAGATCGTCGGTAAGCACCACCGGATGTTCGTGGACTCGTCCACCTCGACCAGCGGCGAGTACCGCGAGTTCTGGCAGCGGCTCGGCCGCGGCGAGTTCGAGACCGGCGAGTACAAGCGGGTCGCCAAGGGCGGTCGGGAGGTGTGGCTGCAGGCCAGCTACAACCCGATCTACGACCTCTCCGGGCACCCGTTCAAGGTGGTCAAGTACGCCACCGACATCACCGACCAGAGGACCCGGAACACCGAGTTCGAGGGCAAGGTCAACGCCATCTCCCGCGCGCAGGCCGTGATCGAGTTCGATCTCCAGGGCCGGGTGCTGAACGCCAACCAGAACTTCCTGGACCTGCTCGGTTACTCGCTGGACGAGGTGCGCGGCAAGCACCACCGGATGTTCGTGGACGAGAGCGAGGGGAAGTCCAGCGAGTACGCCGCGTTCTGGGAGAAGCTGTCCCGCGGCGACTTCGACGCCGGCGAGTACCGCCGCCGCACCAAGGGCGGCCGGGACGTCTACATCCAGGCCACGTACAACCCGATCTTCGACCTGGACGGCCGCCCGTACAAGATCGTCAAGTACGCGGTGGACGTCACCGAGGCCAAGGTCCGCAACGCGGAGTTCGTCAGCAAGGACCGCGCCATCCACCGCGCCCAGGCCGTGATCGAGTTCGACCTGGAGGGCAACATCCTCTCCGCGAACGAGAACTTCCAGCGCGCGGTCGGCTACTCGCTGCGCGAGCTGGTCGGCCAGCACCACAGCATGCTCTGCGACAGCGACTACATCACCTCCGCCGAGTACCGTGACTTCTGGCTGCGGCTGCGCAAGGGCGAGTACCTGGCCGGCCGCTTCCACCGCGTCGGCAAGTACGGCCGGAACGTCTGGATCCAAGCCAGCTACAACCCGATCTTCGACATGCGCGGCGACCCGGTGAAGGTGGTCAAGTACGCCCACGACGTCACCGAGCAGGTCGAGCTGGAGCAGCGGCTGACCACCAAGACCCGCGACATGGCGTCCTCGATCAAGGCGCTGGCCCGCTCGATCGACGAGATCGTCGCCAACGCCCAGCAGGCCAGCGGGCTCGCCGGCGAGACGCAGAGCAACGCCGAGCAGGGCTTCGAGGAACTGCGTAAGTCGATCGAGGCGATCGACCTGATCGAGAAGTCGTCCGACCAGATCGCCGCCATCGTGAAGGTGATCAGCGAGATCGCCAGCCAGACCAACCTGCTGGCGTTCAACGCCTCGATCGAGGCCGCCCGCGCCGGTGAGCACGGCGTCGGCTTCTCCGTCGTCGCCGGCGAGGTGCGCAAGCTCGCCGAACGCTCCTCGGACGCGGCCCGGGAGATCAGCAACCTGATCCACGAGTCGGCGGCCCGGGTCGGCCAGGGCTCGCAGGTCTCGCACCGCGCGCAGGCCGCGTTCGCGGACATCCTCAAGAGCGTCGCCTCCACCGGCGAGTCGATCCGCCGCATCGTGGACTCCACGCAGAAGCAGCAGACCGCGTCGGTCCAGGTCAGCAAGCTGATCAACGAGCTCACCGGTACCGGCGCCCAGGACGGCGCGCCGGAGCAGCAGCTGGAAACGGCCGGGTCGGCATGA
- a CDS encoding DUF3455 domain-containing protein, which yields MNKTTSRMIKVGGAVAVAGALIGATLATANAAEQTTDTAAGTSEVAAEARGGGPRIPQEIAVPAGNRLIGTMQARGQQVYTCTAGAWVFTEPVATLTGRVNNRPVTAIHFKGPSWESIDDGSLVTATSQATSPVTGSIAQLLLKATPATGSTGVFGKVTFIHRLATTGGVAPAGACTDGTRLGVAYRAEYRFYAAG from the coding sequence GTGAACAAGACGACGTCTCGGATGATCAAGGTCGGTGGCGCGGTCGCCGTCGCCGGCGCGCTGATCGGCGCCACCCTCGCCACGGCCAACGCCGCCGAGCAGACCACCGACACCGCCGCCGGCACCTCCGAGGTCGCCGCCGAGGCGCGCGGCGGCGGCCCGCGCATCCCGCAGGAGATCGCGGTTCCGGCCGGCAACCGGCTGATCGGCACCATGCAGGCCCGCGGCCAGCAGGTCTACACCTGCACCGCCGGCGCCTGGGTCTTCACCGAGCCGGTCGCCACGCTCACCGGCCGGGTCAACAACCGTCCGGTCACCGCCATCCACTTCAAGGGCCCGAGCTGGGAGTCGATCGACGACGGCTCGCTCGTCACCGCCACCTCCCAGGCCACCTCGCCGGTCACCGGCTCGATCGCGCAGCTGCTGCTGAAGGCCACGCCCGCGACCGGCTCCACCGGCGTCTTCGGCAAGGTGACCTTCATCCACCGGCTCGCCACCACCGGCGGCGTCGCCCCGGCCGGCGCCTGCACCGACGGCACCCGCCTCGGCGTCGCCTACCGCGCCGAGTACCGCTTCTACGCGGCCGGCTGA